The DNA sequence TGGAATGGATGGCTTAATCGATAAAAAAACAACTGGCAGGCCTTTTCGATTATCGAACGAGCAACATAAGCAACTCATTCATTATGTAACTGAGTCATCTAAAAGTGAGCTTGGTGGACGATTAAATGGCTCAGACATACAACTTTATATAGAAGAAAATTTTGCAGTGCATTACCATTTATCAAGTGTTTATAAGTTACTGCATAAGTTAGGTTTTTCTTGGATAACATCCCGTTCTAAGCACCCTAAGCAATCAATTGAAGCGCAAGAGGATTTTAAAAAAATTCCAATTCAAAACGATCTTTAAGATCCCTGGTCATATTGCATTAGATCGTGTGGATATATGGCTACAAGATGAAGCACGATTTGGCCAGCAAAATACAACAACCAAATTATGGGCTGAAAAAGGTAGCCGTCCAAGAGCAGTAAAACAACAGCAATTCGAATACGCCTATTTATTTGGATCTGTCTGTATTACCAATGGCGCTTCAGAAGCACTAGTCGTACCTTATGTAAACAAAGACATTATGATGACGCATCTTCAACAAATATCAGATAGAACCCCAATTGATAGACATGCCGTTATCATCATGGATGGTGCTGGTTGGCATAGCGATGATATTGACGCTGACTTCAAGAATTTAACAATCATAAAGCTGCCACCCTATTCACCCGAACTAAATCCGATTGAACAGGTATGGAGTTGGCTTCGACAACATCACTTAGCAAACAGATGTTTCAGTGGTTATGATTCAATAGTTGAAACTGTCTGTGATGCTTGGAATGATTTTGTAAGTGACAGCAAAAGAGTGATAAAAATGTGTACGAGGGATTGGATGTCATTGATCAGTTAAATAAGCGGATTGGTATAAGTCATCAATCGATAGAATTAAAAAACCCAGTAAGCAAAGACTTACTGGGTTGGTTTAATTAGGCGCTTGGCGATGGAACAGGACTCGCAGAGTTCGTCCGCTCATAAACCTTGGCTGGCGCCAAATTCGCCCTACTGTCACATGGCTTGAATGCCACTCCGTGGCTGCTCTTTATTTCCCATGTTCGAGTAGTCATCGCCCAAGCGCTTAAACGAAAAAATCCCAGCCCTTCTTTCGAAGGACTGGGATTTATCGTTATTAGGCGCTTGGCGATGACCTACTCTCACATGGGGAGACCCCACACTACCATCGGCGCAATTGCGTTTCACTGCTGAGTTCGGAATGGGATCAGGTGGTACCACAATGCTATGGTCGCCAAGCAAAAACTTTTTAAAGCTTAGGCTTTTTTTAGCTTTAAATTGTTTTGGCCGGTAGGAGATTAACGTCTTTTTGTTAATCTTCCGTAGGGCAACAATCTAAAGTCTTTTTAAAATTTAATTAGAAAAGCTGGTTTTATTGTTTTTTTTATCAAGCAATCGTAAATATTTGTAAAATATGTTTCGCAAGCATATTTTTTTTTTGTCTTGGATACTGTTGTTTCAACTCTTAGCTTAATCAAAGGGAATGTTAATAACATTCACTGACCCACTCGTCTACTGCAACTCAACACGTCTTAGGTGTTGTATGGTTAAGCCTCACGGGTAATTAGTACAAGTTAGCTCAATACATTACTGCACTTACACACCTTGCCTATCAACGTTGTAGTCTCCAACGGCCCTTTAGGGAGCTTAAAGCTCCAGTGAGAACTCATCTCGAGGCTCGCTTCCCGCTTAGATGCTTTCAGCGGTTATCGATTCCGAACGTAGCTACCGGGCAATGCATCTGGCGATACAACCCGAACACCAGCGGTTCGTCCACTCCGGTCCTCTCGTACTAGGAGCAGCTCCTCTCAATTCTCAAACGCCCACGGCAGATAGGGACCGAACTGTCTCACGACGTTCTAAACCCAGCTCGCGTACCACTTTAAATGGCGAACAGCCATACCCTTGGGACCGACTTCAGCCCCAGGATGTGATGAGCCGACATCGAGGTGCCAAACACCGCCGTCGATATGAACTCTTGGGCGGTATCAGCCTGTTATCCCCGGAGTACCTTTTATCCGTTGAGCGATGGCCCTTCCATTCAGAACCACCGGATCACTATGACCTACTTTCGTACCTGCTCGACGTGTCTGTCTCGCAGTTAAGCTGGCTTATACCATTGTACTAACCTCACGATGTCCGACCGTGATTAGCCAACCTTCGTACTCCTCCGTTACTCTTTAGGAGGAGACCGCCCCAGTCAAACTACCCACCAAACAGTGTCCCAAACCCCGATTCAGGGGCCATGGTTAGAACTCAAAACATACAAGGGTGGTATTTCAAGGTTGGCTCCACGTCATCTAGCGACAACGCTTCAAAGCCTCCCACCTATCCTACACATGTAGGCTCTAAGTTCACTGCTAAGCTGTAGTAAAGGTTCACGGGGTCTTTCCGTCTAGCCGCGGGGACGCAGCATCTTCACTGCGATTTCAACTTCACTGAGTCTCGGGTGGAGACAGCATGGCCATCATTACGCCATTCGTGCAGGTCGGAACTTACCCGACAAGGAATTTCGCTACCTTAGGACCGTTATAGTTACGGCCGCCGTTTACCGGGGCTTCGATCAAAAGCTTCGACCTGAGTCTAACCTCATCAATTAACCTTCCGGCACCGGGCAGGCGTCACACCCTATACGTCATCTTACGATTTAGCAGAGTGCTGTGTTTTTAATAAACAGTTGCAGCCATCTGGTATCTTCGGCCTCCAACAGCTCAGAGAGCAAGTCTCGTCACCGTCGGAGGCGTACCTTCTCCCGAAGTTACGGTACCATTTTGCCTAGTTCCTTCACCCGAGTTCTCTCAAGCGCCTTAGTATTCTCTACCTGACCACCTGTGTCGGTTTGGGGTACGATCCTCTATTATCTGAAGCTTAGAGACTTTTCCTGGAAGCATGGCATCAATGACTTCATCACCTTGGTGACTCGACATCGTGTCTCAGCGTTAAAAGAAACCCGGATTTACCTAAGTCTCCCGCCTACGCACTTGAACCTGGACAACCATCGCCAGGCCCACCTAGCCTTCTCCGTCCTCCCATCGCAATAATAAAGGGTACGGGAATATTAACCCGTTTCCCATCGACTACGCCTTTCGGCCTCGCCTTAGGGGTCGACTCACCCTGCCCCGATTAACGTTGGACAGGAACCCTTGGTCTTCCGGCGGGGAGGTTTTTCACCTCCCTTATCGTTACTCATGTCAACATTCGCACTTCTGATACCTCCAGGATGGTTTACACCTTTCCCTTCGACGGCTTACAGAACGCTCCTCTACCATGCCTATAAATAAGCATCCGCAGCTTCGGTGATATGTTTAGCCCCGTTAAATCTTCCGCGCAGACCGACTCGACTAGTGAGCTATTACGCTTTCTTTAAAAGATGGCTGCTTCTAAGCCAACTTCCTAGCTGTCTGAGCCTTTCCACATCGTTTCCCACTTAACATATACTTAGGGACCTTAGCTGGCGGTCTGGGTTGTTTCCCTTTCCACGACGGACGTTAGCACCCGCCGTGTGTCTCCCGTGATTGCACTTGTTGGTATTCGGAGTTTGCATGGGGTTGGTAAGTCGGGATGACCCCCTAGCCCAAACAGTGCTCTACCCCCAACAGTGATACACGAGGCGCTACCTAAATAGCTTTCGAGGAGAACCAGCTATCTCTTGGTTTGATTGGCCTTTCACCCCCAGCCACAAGTCATCCCCTAATTTTTCAACATTAGTGGGTTCGGTCCTCCAGTTGATGTTACTCAACCTTCAACCTGCTCATGGCTAGATCACCAAGTTTCGGGTCTAATCCCAGCAACTATTCGCCCAGTTAAGACTCGGTTTCCCTACGGCTCCCCTATTTGGTTAACCTTGCTACTGAAATTAAGTCGTTGACCCATTATACAAAAGGTACGCAGTCACGGAACACAATGTCCGCTCCTACTGCTTGTACGTACACGGTTTCAGGTTCTATTTCACTCCCCTCACAGGGGTTCTTTTCGCCTTTCCCTCACGGTACTGGTTCACTATCGGTCAATTAGGAGTATTTAGCCTTGGAGGATGGTCCCCCCATATTCAGTCAGGATTTCTCGTGTCCCGACCTACTCGCTTTCACTGTAAAGAAGTTTTTGTGTACGGGGCTATCACCCTGTATCGCGGCACTTTCCAGAGCCTTCCACTAACTTTTAAACAGCTTAAGGGCTGTTCCAATTTCGCTCGCCGCTACTATCGGAATCTCGGTTGATTTCTTTTCCTAAGGGTACTTAGATGTTTCAGTTCCCCTCGTTCGCTTCGTTAAGCTATGTATTCACTTAACGATGACACTAAGTGCCGGGTTGCCCCATTCGGAAATTCCAGGATATAACGCTTGTTATCAACTCCCCTGGACTTATCGCAGATTACCACGTCCTTCATCGCCTCTAATTGCCTAGGCATCCACCGTGCACGCTTATTCACTTAACCATACAACACCTAAAAGGTGTCACTTTAAGCGTTTTTATGAATGTTAATAATATTCAAAAAACACATAAGATAACAAAATCTAGATTTTGCATTTATTTGAGTTTCCAAGACGCTTGCGATTTCTCATATTTTACAATACAAAAAACAACATTCGTTTTTCGTGCACCTAGAATTAATTTTTAACGATTAATTCGTAGATACGTACATTATCCAAAGTATCAGTTTGAACAACATTTATTTTTGCTTGATTCATTTACTAAAACCGAAGTTTTAATAAACGAGAACTGTTTATATTTCACTGTGTGAAATACAAACTTTTCGTTTAATTTATCACACCAATCAACACCTGAGTGCTATTGTTATTGTGTGATAAAAAGAACTTTTATCAGCTTTCCTAATTGTTAAAGAGCAGTGTTAAAAAAACACTTATTAATTATTCTTTATAAAGAACAGTTAATAAGTGCGTCATTATAAGCAGGTTCAATTTCCTTAAATACAGAAAATGAATTTGCGGAGCAAATATCAATTTTATTTATTTAAATAAAAAGTGGTATCCCCAAGGGGATTTGAACCCCTGTTACCGCCGTGAAAGGGCGGTGTCCTAGGCCTCTAGACGATGGGGACATAGAAACTACTTGCGCTTTATCATTCTAATCAAACAATCTGTGTGAACACTCATTGTCCCTAACGTACATTTGCTACGCAAATCTACTAGCGGGTTAAGTTTTTGCTACGCAAATACTTAATGTGTGTCTCTTTACGTAAGGAGGTGATCCAGCCCCAGGTTCCCCTAGGGCTACCTTGTTACGACTTCACCCCAGTCATGAACCACACCGTGGTCATCGCCATCCCCGAAGGGTTAAGCTAATGACTTCTGGTGCAGCCCACTCCCATGGTGTGACGGGCGGTGTGTACAAGGCCCGGGAACGTATTCACCGTGGCATTCTGATCCACGATTACTAGCGATTCCAACTTCACGGAGTCGAGTTGCAGACTCCGATCCGGACTACGACAAACTTTATGAGATTCGCATACCTTCGCAGGCTAGCAACCCTTTGTATTTGCCATTGTAGCACGTGTGTAGCCCATCCCGTAAGGGCCATGATGACTTGACGTCGTCCCCACCTTCCTCCGGTTTATCACCGGCAGTCTCCCTAGAGTTCCCACCATTACGTGCTGGCAACTAAGGATAAGGGTTGCGCTCGTTGCGGGACTTAACCCAACATTTCACAACACGAGCTGACGACAGCCATGCAGCACCTGTCTCAGAGTTCCCGAAGGCACTCTACTATCTCTAACAGATTCTCTGGATGTCAAGGGATGGTAAGGTTCTTCGCGTTGCATCGAATTAAACCACATGCTCCACCGCTTGTGCGGGCCCCCGTCAATTCATTTGAGTTTTAACCTTGCGGCCGTACTCCCCAGGCGGTCTATTTAATGCGTTAGCTTTGAAACCCACGGCATATAGCCACAAACTTCTAATAGACATCGTTTACTGCGTGGACTACCGGGGTATCTAATCCCGTTTGCTCCCCACGCCTTCGCGCCTCAGCGTCAGTCTTTGTCCAGGTGGCCGCCTTCGCCACTGGTATTCCTTCAGATCTCTACGCATTTCACCGCTACACCTGAAATTCTACCACCCTCTACAAAACTCTAGTTAACCAGTTTCAAATGCAGTTCCAAGGTTGAGCCCTGGGCTTTCACATCTGACTTAATTAACCGCCTACGCGCGCTTTACGCCCAGTAATTCCGATTAACGCTCGCACCCTCCGTATTACCGCGGCTGCTGGCACGGAGTTAGCCGGTGCTTCTTCTGCGAGTAACGTCACAGATATTGGATATTAACCAATACCCTTTCCTCCTCGCTGAAAGTGCTTTACAACCCGAAAGCCTTCTTCACACACGCGGCATGGCTGCATCAGAGTTTCCTCCATTGTGCAATATTCCCCACTGCTGCCTCCCGTAGGAGTCTGGACCGTGTCTCAGTTCCAGTGTGGCTGGTCATCCTCTAAGACCAGCTAGGGATCGACGCCTTGGTAAGCCATTACCTTACCAACTAGCTAATCCCACTTGGGCTCATCTTGTCGCGATAGCATATAAATAGAGGCCACCTTTGGTCCGGAGACATTATGCGGTATTAGCAGTCGTTTCCAACTGTTGTCCCCCGCAACAAGGCAAATTCCCAAGCATTACTCACCCGTCCGCCACTCGTCAGCAAAATAGCAAGCTATTCTCTGTTACCGTTCGACTTGCATGTGTTAAGCCTGCCGCCAGCGTTCAATCTGAGCCATGATCAAACTCTTCAATTTAAAGTTTAATTTGCAGCTTGCGCTGCGACTCAATATAACTGACTAAAACTAATTACTCTTCATTTCAATACCTAAGTATAAAAGCTTCAGTATAAAAATAATGAATAACTTATTATTCTGAATAAATAAATTTATTCGTGTGTCACTTTTATTGATGAGCAATCTATTTACGAAGTAAAAAGTTACTGCCTTTACAAGAAAGGACTTTGATTTTTTTGAAATCACATCAACAATAAGTGTCCACACAGATTGTTTGATTAAATTGTTAAAGAGCGTGCCTTTCGGCGAGGTGCGCATATTACGCTACCTGCAAACGATGTCAATGGTTATTTTTAATATTTTCAATCAACGTGATACGTTATTAAAAACTTAACCTCTTTCGTTCTAAGTAACCGGATTGACTTGCGTCTTTCCCGTTTCCGTGGGGCGCATTATAGGGATTTAAAGTACATTGGCAAGGGCTTTATTGACGATTATTTCAATAAAATGTGCGAACGATTATTTAACAATCAATGTGCTCATTTATCAGCTAAAGAGTGCTGATTTTTTAACTGTTAAGCATAAATCATCTCTTTAATTATTCTGTTTTGATTTAAAAAATCTGTTTTTCTATATTGCGGACATAAAAAAAGGAGCTAAGCTCCTTTTTTTTGTTCATTACTCTTTGTCGAGACTATTATTTATAAAGACAAAGGTATGCAGTTTGTACTTTTACTTTAACATCAAAGCTCACATTTGCTTCTACTTCAAATGTTTCACCAGCGTTGAATGTTTTCCAGTCCGTTGCGCCTGGTAGTTTTACCGTCAGAGCACCGTTTACCACTGTCATGAACTCGTAAGCATTAGTATCAAAAGTGTATTCACCGATATCCATAACGCCAAGAGTTCCTGGTAATGTTGCGCTTTGGAATGCAATTGATTTCACATTGCCATCAAAGTATTCATTGCTTTCAAAACTCATGTTATTTCCTTTATATATGTCGTTGATGTGCAAATGATTATGAACAAGACAAATTTAAAATTCAAGTAATTAAATGACCTCTTCAAATTCAGCTTCCATTAATTCAATTTTTTCCTGTGCATCCATCCAAGCCATTTCCGCTTCTTCGAGTGACTCTTTTAACTCGCCCTGCTGCTTTAATAACTCAGTTAAGCGTGCCTTTTGTGCGTGTTCATATAGTGCAGGATCTGCCAGTTGCTTCTCTATCTCTTCTAATTGTTGACTCAATTTTTCCATTAACTTTTCTGAACTGCTTAACTGCTTTTTATAAGGTGTTAATTTTTTACGAAATTCAGCTTCTAAATGTTTTTGTTCTTTACGATTAACAGTCGATGAGTTAACACTTTCAAGGTCTTGAACTGGTTGTTTTTCAATACGTTGTTGTTCTGATAACCATTTATGGTAATCATCAAGGTCACCAACAAAAGGCTCTACTTTATGATCATGCACTAAATATAAATCATCGGTTGTGGTGCGTAACAAATGACGGTCATGCGAGACTATTACCATTGCACCTTCAAACTCTTGCAGTGCCATTGTGAGTGCATGGCGCATTTCCAAATCAAGGTGGTTGGTCGGTTCATCAAGTAATAACAGGTTGGGTTTTTGCCACACCAACAGGGCCAACACTAAACGCGCTTTTTCTCCCCCCGAAAATGGCCTGACTTTATCTAACGCCTTATCCCCTTGAAAACCAAAAGTGCCCAAAAAATTTCGTAAGGTGACTTCTTTTTCATCATGTGCAAACCGGGCAAGATGTTGAAGTGGTGTTTCATCCAGAGATAAAAGCTCTAATTGATGCTGGGCAAAGTAACCAATTTTAGCCTTTGGATTGATCTCCAATTTACCCGAGATAGGTTTAATTTGGTTTGATATGAGTTTAATAAGCGTTGATTTACCTGCACCATTGCGGCCCAATAAACCGATTCGACTGCCGGGCGCAAGATTTAATTCTATTTTATCAAGAATCAATAAATCGTCATAACCTGCACTCACTTTTTCTAAGGTTAATAACGGCATCGGCAAGGAATCCGGCTCTCTAAAGGAAAAGCTAAATTGATTATCCAAATGTGCAGGTAATAATTGCTCCATTTTTTCTAATGCTTTAATACGACTTTGTGCTTGTTTCGCTTTGCTGGCTTTATAACGAAAACGGTCAATATAATCCTGCATATGACTCATTTGCGTTTGCTGCTTTTCAAAAGAGGATTGCTGCTGTGCTAACTTTTCAGCCCGTTGACGTTCGAAACTGCTGTAGTTACCCGTATATTCATGAAGTTGCTGCTGCTCTATATGTATTATTTTATCAACGATAGTATCAATAAAGTCACGGTCATGTGATATTAAGATTAATGTGCCTGCATATTGACGTAACCATTTTTCAAGCCAAATGACTGCATCTAAATCAAGGTGATTGGTTGGTTCATCAAGTAATAATAAGTCAGAAGGGCAAAGTAGCGCTTGTGCTAAATTTAAACGCATACGCCAACCACCCGAAAAATCACTTACTGAGCGACTTTGATCCGGCTCTGGAAAGCCTAAACCGGCGAGTAATTCAGCGGCACGGGATTCAATGGTATAACTTCCCGCATGGTCTAATTTACCATGCAGTTCAGCTATTTTATTGCCGTTATCAGCGGCCTCTGCTTCTTTAAGTTGCTGCTGTAACAATCTGAAATCATAATCCCCGTCAATAACGTACTGTAACGCATTCATATCGAGCGCAGGGGTTTCTTGAGCGACACTTGCCATACGCCAATGCTGTGGAATACTCAGCTCGCCATTATCAATCTGTGCTTCTTGCTTTAAAAGTGCAAAAAAACTTGATTTACCACAGCCATTAGCACCGACTAATCCGACTTTTTGGTGTGGGTTGATTGTTGCGCTGGCATTTACAAGTAAAGGTTTACCGCCGCGAATTAATTCAATATTACTAGCCACAATCATAAATAGATCTTCTCAATATTATAGAAGCGAAAATAAAGGTAATAATAACGGACTTTACAAAGTTGAGCCATAGCAGTTGGTAATCAAATACAATTTCGTTACTATGGGACAATGATGTATTAAATAGATTATTAAAAATGGCATTAACAAAAAATAAAAAACGTTTTATCGCAGGTGCAAGTTGCCCAGAATGTAATCAACTTGACAGCATCGCTCTGACACGGGAAAATGGAGTTGAAACTCTAAGGTGTGTATCTTGTGGTTACACACAAACACAAACACCGCAACAAGCAACATCGGCAACACGCCAATTTGAACAAATTATCGGTGTGTTTGATCCGAATGAAATTGAATAAAACTTAAATAATGAGAAATAATATGAAAATTACAAATGACTCAGTGGTTTCAATCCACTTCGGCGTTTCAGAAGTAGACGGTAACGCATTAGACAGCACTGAAAATGGTGCTCCACTTGAATTCATTCAAGGTTCACATTATTTGGTCCCAGGCTTAGAAGCTGAATTAGAAGGCAAACAGCTTGGTGATAAATTTGACGTTGAATTAGAAGCTAAAGATGCATATGGCCTTTTCCAGGACGAATTAGTACAACAAGTACCACGTTCTTTATTCGAAGGTGTTGATGAAATTGAAGTAGGCATGTCATTCCAAGCTGAAACAGATCAAGGACCACGCTCCGTTGAAGTCACCGAAGTCGGTGAAGAAAATGTCAGTATTGATGCAAATCATCCGCTAGCTGGTATG is a window from the Psychromonas ingrahamii 37 genome containing:
- a CDS encoding IS630 family transposase (programmed frameshift), which codes for MTTKKHDFTALAKTHQSVRMRLRFLALAHFQEGNSRTAIAKFLKVSRTSINKWISQYHQFGMDGLIDKKTTGRPFRLSNEQHKQLIHYVTESSKSELGGRLNGSDIQLYIEENFAVHYHLSSVYKLLHKLGFSWITSRSKHPKQSIEAQEDFKKIFQFKTIFKIPGHIALDRVDIWLQDEARFGQQNTTTKLWAEKGSRPRAVKQQQFEYAYLFGSVCITNGASEALVVPYVNKDIMMTHLQQISDRTPIDRHAVIIMDGAGWHSDDIDADFKNLTIIKLPPYSPELNPIEQVWSWLRQHHLANRCFSGYDSIVETVCDAWNDFVSDSKRVIKMCTRDWMSLIS
- the ppnP gene encoding pyrimidine/purine nucleoside phosphorylase; the encoded protein is MSFESNEYFDGNVKSIAFQSATLPGTLGVMDIGEYTFDTNAYEFMTVVNGALTVKLPGATDWKTFNAGETFEVEANVSFDVKVKVQTAYLCLYK
- a CDS encoding ABC transporter ATP-binding protein; translated protein: MIVASNIELIRGGKPLLVNASATINPHQKVGLVGANGCGKSSFFALLKQEAQIDNGELSIPQHWRMASVAQETPALDMNALQYVIDGDYDFRLLQQQLKEAEAADNGNKIAELHGKLDHAGSYTIESRAAELLAGLGFPEPDQSRSVSDFSGGWRMRLNLAQALLCPSDLLLLDEPTNHLDLDAVIWLEKWLRQYAGTLILISHDRDFIDTIVDKIIHIEQQQLHEYTGNYSSFERQRAEKLAQQQSSFEKQQTQMSHMQDYIDRFRYKASKAKQAQSRIKALEKMEQLLPAHLDNQFSFSFREPDSLPMPLLTLEKVSAGYDDLLILDKIELNLAPGSRIGLLGRNGAGKSTLIKLISNQIKPISGKLEINPKAKIGYFAQHQLELLSLDETPLQHLARFAHDEKEVTLRNFLGTFGFQGDKALDKVRPFSGGEKARLVLALLVWQKPNLLLLDEPTNHLDLEMRHALTMALQEFEGAMVIVSHDRHLLRTTTDDLYLVHDHKVEPFVGDLDDYHKWLSEQQRIEKQPVQDLESVNSSTVNRKEQKHLEAEFRKKLTPYKKQLSSSEKLMEKLSQQLEEIEKQLADPALYEHAQKARLTELLKQQGELKESLEEAEMAWMDAQEKIELMEAEFEEVI
- a CDS encoding YheV family putative zinc ribbon protein — translated: MALTKNKKRFIAGASCPECNQLDSIALTRENGVETLRCVSCGYTQTQTPQQATSATRQFEQIIGVFDPNEIE
- the slyD gene encoding peptidylprolyl isomerase → MKITNDSVVSIHFGVSEVDGNALDSTENGAPLEFIQGSHYLVPGLEAELEGKQLGDKFDVELEAKDAYGLFQDELVQQVPRSLFEGVDEIEVGMSFQAETDQGPRSVEVTEVGEENVSIDANHPLAGMALKFVGEVIGVRAATEEELAHGHTHPAASEEKEAVEAANA